In a single window of the Streptacidiphilus sp. P02-A3a genome:
- a CDS encoding endo-1,4-beta-xylanase yields the protein MSVHARLRHRLLAVAAALAAVALLLTALSARAGATGGGLKSLAEAKGIYFGTALTQGNLGVPALTAVAAAQFDMVTPGNEMKWDTTEPSDGSYDFAPGDQIVSYAQANGMRVRGHNLVWDSQLPSWVSSLPSAQVQSAMEGHITTEVTHYRGQVYSWDVVNEPFNDDGTLKQDVFFNAMGSGYIADALRTAHAADPGAKLYLNDYNIEGENAKSDAMYTLVRSLKAQGVPIDGVGFESHFILGQVPSTMAANLERFTALGVDVAVTELDDRIPLPATSADLAQQADDYAAVVQDCLAVSGCVGVSQWGVGDADSWIPGTFPGYGAATMFDSDYQPKPAYGAVVAALGGSATGPSASASASAPPSASGSPGAPAGGCQVADSVDAWNTGMTENITLTNTGATTLGAWSLVFTLGGGQAVSSTWNAAISPSTGQVTATNLSYNGTLAPGASASFGFQATQTGDFAAPASFSLGGVSCVG from the coding sequence GTGTCAGTCCACGCACGCCTGCGGCACCGCCTGTTGGCGGTGGCCGCCGCACTCGCGGCAGTCGCGCTCCTGCTGACCGCGCTGAGCGCCCGAGCGGGCGCGACCGGCGGCGGCCTCAAGTCCCTCGCCGAGGCGAAGGGCATCTACTTCGGCACCGCGCTGACCCAGGGCAACCTGGGCGTCCCCGCGCTCACCGCCGTCGCCGCCGCCCAGTTCGACATGGTCACCCCCGGCAACGAGATGAAGTGGGACACCACCGAACCCTCCGACGGGAGCTACGACTTCGCCCCCGGCGACCAGATCGTCTCCTACGCCCAGGCGAACGGCATGCGGGTGCGCGGGCACAACCTGGTGTGGGACAGCCAGCTGCCGTCCTGGGTGTCCAGCCTGCCCAGCGCCCAGGTGCAGTCCGCGATGGAGGGCCACATCACCACCGAGGTCACCCACTACCGGGGCCAGGTCTACTCCTGGGACGTGGTCAACGAGCCCTTCAACGACGACGGCACCCTCAAGCAGGACGTCTTCTTCAACGCGATGGGCAGCGGCTACATCGCCGACGCCCTGCGGACCGCCCACGCCGCGGACCCCGGCGCCAAGCTCTACCTGAACGACTACAACATCGAGGGGGAGAACGCCAAGAGCGACGCGATGTACACCCTGGTGCGGTCGCTCAAGGCGCAGGGCGTGCCGATCGACGGCGTCGGTTTCGAGAGCCACTTCATCCTCGGGCAGGTGCCGTCGACGATGGCGGCGAACCTGGAGCGCTTCACCGCGCTGGGCGTGGACGTCGCCGTCACCGAGCTCGACGACCGCATCCCGCTCCCGGCCACCAGCGCCGACCTGGCCCAGCAGGCCGACGACTACGCCGCCGTGGTCCAGGACTGCCTGGCCGTCAGCGGCTGCGTCGGGGTCTCCCAGTGGGGGGTCGGCGACGCCGACTCCTGGATCCCGGGCACCTTCCCCGGCTACGGCGCGGCCACCATGTTCGACAGCGACTACCAGCCCAAGCCCGCGTACGGCGCCGTCGTCGCCGCCCTGGGCGGCTCCGCCACCGGCCCCTCCGCCTCCGCGTCGGCCTCCGCCCCGCCTTCCGCTTCCGGGTCCCCCGGCGCTCCTGCGGGCGGCTGCCAGGTGGCCGACTCGGTCGACGCCTGGAACACCGGGATGACCGAGAACATCACCCTGACCAACACCGGCGCCACCACCCTCGGCGCCTGGTCCCTGGTCTTCACCCTGGGCGGCGGACAGGCCGTCAGCTCCACCTGGAACGCGGCCATCAGCCCGAGTACCGGGCAGGTCACCGCCACCAACCTCAGCTACAACGGGACCCTCGCCCCGGGTGCCTCCGCCAGTTTCGGTTTCCAGGCCACCCAGACCGGCGACTTCGCGGCACCCGCCTCGTTCAGCCTGGGCGGCGTCAGCTGCGTCGGCTGA
- a CDS encoding MarR family transcriptional regulator — MSLFAPGGGTLPLEAAAAVRSAAQAVDRLRSHGTQGRGMSAGARDVLVRLSAATRSGLATGEIAHAGGVSSRNVTGVVDTLERDQLVRRVQDPHDRRSVRGQINLCLRLVGNQRRIEQYLSTERPDQPPP, encoded by the coding sequence ATGAGCCTGTTCGCGCCCGGCGGCGGTACGCTCCCGCTGGAGGCGGCCGCGGCCGTCCGGTCGGCCGCGCAGGCAGTGGACCGGCTCCGCTCCCACGGGACGCAGGGACGCGGCATGAGCGCGGGGGCACGGGACGTCCTCGTACGGTTGAGCGCCGCCACGCGGTCCGGTCTGGCCACCGGTGAGATCGCCCACGCCGGCGGGGTGAGTTCGCGCAACGTCACCGGAGTGGTCGACACGCTGGAGCGCGACCAGCTTGTGCGGCGGGTCCAGGACCCACACGACCGCCGGTCCGTCCGGGGCCAGATCAACCTGTGCCTGCGTCTGGTCGGGAACCAGCGCCGGATCGAGCAGTACCTGAGCACCGAGCGACCCGACCAACCGCCCCCCTGA
- a CDS encoding DUF6528 family protein: MGPDTAFPPAPSRRDVLTATAAALGAATVPAPPPAATRRPRQPRDDGPLPTLSLLLAADQASERVLVLDPNDPSWLDGDAPQRRSARQAALWSWSPTGDSSLDHLAPKDTWRLVSEAKYRLSNGRQWLLTCASAGLAAVVPYPTGRAYWSTATSGNVHTLELLPDGNVAIAASEAGFVRLYAASQGPRATRCAQFDLPGAHGLQWDAVRQVLWALGDRLLVALDVGGAPDDPRLTTVLAVELPAPGGHDLSVRADDGDRLWVTTVGHVYQYSVTGADFTAYLGQQDIDGPGVKSVGDDPLTGQVLTVAPVTDNPCPWCTSTIDFHAPDGRQRVEGASLYKARWMPGPLSAWLGGPAEGPWAARAR, encoded by the coding sequence ATGGGCCCCGACACCGCGTTCCCCCCGGCTCCGAGCAGGCGCGACGTCCTGACCGCCACGGCGGCGGCGCTGGGCGCCGCCACCGTACCCGCCCCGCCGCCCGCCGCCACCCGCCGCCCGCGGCAGCCCCGCGACGACGGCCCCCTACCGACCCTGAGCCTGCTCCTGGCCGCCGACCAGGCCAGCGAGCGGGTCCTGGTACTGGACCCGAACGACCCCAGCTGGCTGGACGGCGACGCGCCCCAACGCCGCTCGGCGCGACAGGCGGCCCTGTGGTCCTGGTCGCCGACCGGCGACAGCAGCCTGGACCACCTCGCCCCCAAGGACACCTGGCGGCTGGTCAGCGAAGCGAAGTACCGCCTCAGCAACGGCCGGCAGTGGCTGCTCACCTGCGCCTCCGCGGGCCTGGCCGCCGTCGTCCCCTACCCCACCGGCCGCGCCTACTGGTCCACCGCCACCAGCGGAAACGTCCACACACTGGAACTCCTGCCGGACGGCAACGTCGCGATCGCGGCCAGCGAGGCCGGATTCGTCCGCCTCTACGCCGCCTCCCAGGGCCCGCGGGCGACCCGCTGCGCCCAGTTCGACCTGCCCGGGGCGCACGGCCTGCAGTGGGACGCCGTCCGTCAGGTGCTGTGGGCGCTGGGGGACCGCCTGCTGGTCGCGTTGGACGTCGGCGGCGCGCCGGACGATCCGCGGCTGACGACCGTCCTGGCGGTGGAGCTGCCCGCCCCCGGCGGCCACGACCTGTCGGTGCGCGCGGACGACGGCGACCGGCTGTGGGTCACCACCGTGGGCCACGTCTACCAGTACTCCGTCACCGGCGCCGACTTCACCGCCTACCTCGGGCAGCAGGACATCGACGGACCGGGGGTCAAGAGCGTCGGCGACGACCCGCTCACCGGCCAGGTCCTGACGGTGGCCCCGGTGACGGACAACCCGTGCCCCTGGTGCACGTCCACCATCGACTTCCACGCGCCCGACGGCCGTCAGCGCGTCGAGGGGGCGAGCCTGTACAAGGCCCGCTGGATGCCCGGCCCGCTCTCCGCCTGGCTGGGCGGCCCGGCCGAAGGACCGTGGGCGGCCCGGGCCCGCTGA